Below is a window of Thermodesulfitimonas autotrophica DNA.
CCGGCCGCGCCGGGAAAGGTGGCCTACCACGAGTCCTGCCTCTTGCGAAACACGGCGCACGCCAGCGCGCTGCCGGCAGTCCTCTCCCGCCTGCCCGGCGTGGAAATACTACCCGCACCGCACCTCGGCTGCTGCGGCAGTGCCGGCACCTACCTGCTGCGCCACCCCGACGTGGCCCTGGCCCTGCTTGACGCCGAGGTTGCCGCGCTTGCCCGGACGGGCGCCGCCACGGTGGTCACCGACAACCCCGGTTGCCTCCTCTTCCTCCGCTACGGCCTGGAGCGCCACAACCTCACCGGAAAAATCGCGGTCCGGCACCTCGCCACGTTTCTCCGCGCGGAGCGGCAAGATAGGCAATAAAAAAGCCGCGTCGCGCGGCCTGTTAATCAGTTCATGGGAGCGTTTTCAATCTCCACCACGATTGAGTTTTTCTCTTCCTCTAACTCTTCCGGAAGTTCCTCCTCGGAAGGTAGCAACCGGTACTCGACCTCCTCGCCCTCAATCCAGGTCACCAGATACATTCTACCTTCCTCCTCTCCGCTCGCAGCGGCGCATTTTGTATACAATATTCTACACACATTATAACCAAATAGCCCACGCCGCCGCAAGGGGCTTGTGAAAAAATTTTCTTTATGGTTGTATTCTTACGCGGAGAGGCTGATCTTTAGACCCCTATCCCTTAACACCCAGGCGGTGCAGCATCACCTCGTTAGCCCGCTTCTCGAAAGAATCGTCGAGCGGCGCGAGGTACCCGTCAAGGCCGCGCCGCCTGAGCGATAGGCGCAGGAGGTGGTCGCAAAGAGCCGGATTTTTGGGGAGGAGGGGGCCATGGAGGTAAGAGCAGAACACGTTTTTGTAGCGGGCGCCCTCCCAACCGTCACGCCCGTTATTGCCGTAACCCCGGAGCACCCGGCCGAGCGGTTTTACCGCCCCGAGGTAGGTCTGCCCCGAATGGTTTTCGAAACCGCAGGCCCGGATCTTTTTCCCTTCGAGTTCGACCTCGATCGCGATATTGCCGATCAAGCGCTTTCGCCCCGCCTGGGTGTAAAAATCGAGGATGCCGAGGCCCGGTATTTCCGTCCCGTCGAGCGTCCGGTAGAACCGCCCGAGCAGCTGGTAGCCGCCACAAATGGCAAGCACCACCAGTCCCGCCTCGATCGCGGCCCTAAGAGCCGCAGCGCGCCGTTGGAGGTCGGCGGCGATAAGGCTCTGCTCGCGGTCCGAACCGCCACCTAAAAAAAGAAAATCAACCTCCCGGAAATCAACCGGTTCCCCGAGTCGCACCCCCAGCACCCGCACCGGAATATTACGCCACCGGGCCCGCCGCGTAAAGGCGATGATGTTCCCCCGGTCCCCGTAGAGATTAAGAAGATCGGGGTACAGGTGACACACTGTCAGCACCGTTAACCTCCGTAGCAAGACGCCGCAGGATCTTCTCGACCGGCCAGAGAGCCGTGTAGGTCGCCAACAGGTAAACAATGCTCCCGTAACCCTCTAACGCCCGCCGCACACCAGCGGCAAAGTGGCTGCAGGTCTCGATCTTCTGGACCGGGATGCCCGCGTACTTGAGGCGCAGCGCCATCTCCGCTGCCCGTCTCCCCGCGCAGACAAAACGGAGGATTTCTTTGCAGTTTTCGAGCCGCTCGAAATCCACGTCCCAAATCCAGGAGATGTCCCGCCCGTCCGCATCGTTGTCGTTCAGCGCAATAAAAACATCCTTCGGCTCGCGACTGGCTGTGAGGAGGTTGAGGCTCTCGTTGAAACCGGCAGGATTTTTTACCAGGTTAAGATAGACCGGCCGGCCTTTGTAAACGAACTCCTGGAGTCGCCCGGTTGCGGGCACGTACCGGTGGAGGCTTGCCGCTACTTTTCCCGGCGCGATCCCAAGCCATAGCCCCGCCCCAAAAACGGCAAGGGCGTTATAAACGTTATAAAAGCCGGGCGTCGGCAGGGTGAGGGTGAGCACCTCGTCCCTCACCCGGACCACCGAACGCGTCACGCCGTTCAGCGTCTGGACGCTGAGCGCCTCCACCTGGGCACGCGGCCGGGCAAAACCGCAACCGGAACAGCGGTAGGCGCCGAGCTGGCTGTAATGGTAGTAGTCATAGGTAAACTCCTGCCCGCAGTAAGGGCAGAACCGCGCCTCCCTGGTGGTTCCCTGCGCCTCCTCTCCCCGCGTGGGAGCCCCCAGCCCGAAAAAGAGCGCCTCGCGCCCCGTATCGGCGAGCATGGCGACCAAGGGGTCGTCGGCGTTAAGGACTAATTTCGTGGCGGGCAACTTCGCCACCGTGCTCCTGATGAAGGAAACGGTCTTGTCGAGTTCGCCGTAACGGTCAAGCTGGTCGCGGAAAAAGTTGGTGACCACCACGATTCGCGGCCGAACAACTTCGGCCACCCGCGGGAAGGCGGCTTCGTCCACCTCTAAAACCGCCCAGTCGTAGCCCACCCGCCCGCCGAGCCCGCTGGCCCGGATGAAAGCGGTTGTGACCCCCGTTACGAGGTTGGCGCCTTCCCTATTGGCCACCACCCGCGCTCCTTCTGCCTCGAGCACCCGCGCCAGCATGTTGTTGGTCGTCGTCTTACCGTTGGTCCCGGTCACCATCACGGCACCGCAACGCGCTTGGCGGGCAAACGCGCCCAGCATTTCCGGGAAAAGGCGCAGCGCCACAAGGCCCGGTAGCGACGAGCCTCGCCCGCCGGTGATCCGGCTCAAATGGTAAGCGCCTTTACCCGCTAAAATCGCCGCCCAGAACCGCAAGCGCATCGGCTGCCTCCGGTAAAATCATAACTAACCGGACTAAATTATATCCCTTTAACCCCAAAAATCAACGGCCCGCTTCCCTTTTCTCCTTCCAGGGCTCTATCTTCCCCGCCCCCGAACTACTCAATCCGGCAGGGGCGGCAGTTTGCCGGTAGCGCGAGCGGCTGGTCCTTCCGGGAACCGGTCCGGTAAACCGTCAGGCCCTTGAGCCCCAGGGCGTGGGCCGCGCGGAAGATCGCCGCCACGTCCGCCTGCGTAGCCGTCTCCGGCAGATTAATCGTTTTGCTCACCGCGTTGTCGGTAGCTTGCTGGAAGGCCGCTTGCATCCGCAGGTGCCACTCCGGCGCTATCTCCAAAGCGGTTTTGAAAATGGCCCTATCCTCCGGCGGGAGTTCTGTAACCCCTTCCAGGGTCCCGTTGCGGTAAACCGCGTTCAGGATCGCCTCCCGCTGCGCCTCCGGAAAGTTCGCCGCAAGGTAGGCGAGAAAAGGTTTGTTGACCACTAACAGTTTCTTTCGGTCAAAAACGGTCCGGGTGTAACTGAGCGCAAAAACCGGCTCAATACCGGAGCTGACCCCCGCGATCCCGCTGATCGACCCCGTAGGCGCGATCGTCGTCAGGGTGGCGTTGCGTAGGGGCAGATCCGGATAGTAGACGGATTTATCCCAGGCCGGAAAGGTTCCCCGCTCGGAGGCCAGTTGCCGGGAAGCCGCCCGCGCCTCCGCCCGGATGAAACCCATCAACTCAGCGGCAAGCTGCAACGCCGCTTCGGAATCGTAAGGGATACGCAACAGAAAGAGCAGGTCGGCCCAGCCCATCACCCCGAGGCCCACCTTGCGCGTTCTACGCGTCGCTGCCGCTATTGCCGGGACCGGGAAGCTATTCACTTCTACCACGTCGTCGAGAAAGCGGACCGCATCGCGCACCACGGTGCGGAGCTTTTCCCAGTCAACGCTTCGCTCCTTAACCATCTGCGCCAGGTTAACGGAACCAAGGTTGCAGGACTCATAGGGTAAAAGCGGTTGCTCCCCGCACGGATTAGTCGCCTCGATCCGGCCCAAGGCCGGCGTTGGGTTGGCCCGGTTGACCGCATCGAGAAAGAGGAGTCCGGGCTCTCCGGTAGCGTGGGCGTGCGCGACGATATAGTCGAAGAGTTCCCGGGCCGGGACCGAGCGGTAAACCCGCCCTCCGAAGCGGAGCGGGAAATCTTTGTCCGCAGCGTAAGCCCCAAAGAATTCCTCGGTCACCGCCACCGAGATGTTGAAATTCCGCATTTCCCCTTCTTTTTCTTTGCAGGCAACGAACCCGAAAATGTCGGGGTGGTCGACCCGCAGGATGCCCATGTTGGCCCCCCGACGCACCCCGCCCTGCTTTACCTCCTCGGTGGCCGCGTTAAAGATGCGCATAAAGCTCACCGGCCCGGAAGCCACCCCGCCGGTCGATTGGACCGGATCCCCTTTGGGCCGGAGCCGGGAAAAGTCAAAACCGGTGCCCCCGCCGCTCTTGTGGATGAGCGCCGTCTGTTTGAGGGTCTCGAAGATCGCCTCGATGCTGTCCTCGACCGGCAGGACAAAGCAGGCAGCAAGCTGTCCCCCCTGCCGTCCGGCGTTAATTAACGTCGGGCTGTTAGGCAGAAAGTCGAGCGCCGCCATCAGCGCAAAAAAGCGCTCTGCCCAGGCCGCAACTGTCTTGGAATCCGCCCCGAAGCGGGCCTCCGCTGCGGCCACCGCGCGGGCCACCCGCCAGAACATCTCTTCCGGGGTCTCGATCACGCGGCCCGCCGCGTCGCGCCAGAGATAACGCCCCTCGAGAATCACCTGCTGGTTCAAATCAAGCTCCTTCATAACCACCACGCATCTACGCAAATTTCTGCCCGGAGCGGCTGCCCGTCAAAGTAATCATACCTTACCCTCCCGGCGAGGACAACAGCCCTCCAGCAAAAACAGGCGGCCCCTCTAAAACGCCAAGGGGGACTTTACCCTTAAAGCCCCCTTGAGACCAAACTTGAAGCGGACCCCCAAAATTTTATTTCGGCCGTGCCGCCTCAACCAGACGCATCATTCTGCTTTCGCCGGAGGTACCGGCGCTGCAAGCAGTCCCGGCAGTTCGCCGCCCGGTTTCTTTCCGTTCCGGTCACCACCCAAAACTACAACCGCAGCCTTACCCGCCATAAGCGCCGCCACCCGCACTCCGTAGGCCTCCTCGAGCGCACGCAGCGGCATTTCCCCGACCTTTCGCCCTTGCAGCTTGACCCCAGACTGTTGGAGTTCCTGTTGGAGCAGGTAGCGTCCCGGCGAGAGCCCCGCCTTCGCAGCCTGGCGCTGCGTCGCCAGGTCCACCCTGGCCACCACCACCGCCGTGCCCCTGCCGGCTGGCAGTGAAGCTGCCACCAGGCGGGCGACCCTTTCCGCCGCCAGCCGCTCGTCTTCCTTGCGGGACGCCACGGTAACAAGAACCAGATCACCGGCGGCCTCCTGAAGGTAACCCTCAGCCCGCAGGCGCACCAGGAGGAAGGAAAGGGCGTTCGCAAATGTTTTCCCGGCCAGTTTTTCGCCGGCTAACAGTTCCTCGCCGCAGACGTTAAGCGCCTCCTGCCTGGTAACTACCAGCCGCGAATCAAGCGCCAGTCCTACGCTCGGAACCGTATCCACGGCCACATAGGCCCACGGCGCCGGCACGGCGAGCCGGTAAAGTGCCAGTCCGAGGCAGACCACCGCCACGGCCGCCGCGGCCAACCACCAGAACGACCGTCGCGATAGGGGCGGTTCGACCTCTACCTCGTCCCCGAGAGAAGCGGCCTCCTCAACCTTTCCCTGGACGAAAGCGCCGTCGGGAGTGAGGACGATCCCCTCTTCACCTTTGTCTTTAACCAGCATTCCCCGCATGTGCCATCCTGCCCTTAGCGAGTCCTTTCAAGTAAGAATGCAAATAGATGAAGCGCTCCGGCTCGCGGAAGATGATGGCGAGGGCCAGAAGGTACTTCCGGTGCTTGCAAATCACCTTGGGGCTCAGCCCGGTCCGCCGCGCCATCTCGCGCAAAGGCAGGCGCTTCCCCGTAGCGAACCGGCGGAAAAATTCTTCTTCCTGAGCCAGCAAGGTCGCCGCCCGGATAAGGGACGCGCGGCAGTCGGCGTGCTTTGGGGAGAGGGCCACCAACTCTTCTATGGTGATGCCGAAAGCCGCCAGGAGCTTTTCGTAGTCCCTGATCTCCTCCGCCCGGTCCTGAGCCACCGCTTCCCACAGCGCCTCATCCCGGGCCGCCGCCACCTGCATCTCGACCCGCGCATCCGACACCTCGAGGGCAGAGGCCGCCTCGCGGTGCCGCGCTTCCTGGCGGAGATAGTTGGCCAGCCGGCTCTTAATCACCAGCCGGGCAAAAGCCAGAAAGGGCACCCCCCGCTCCGGCTGGAATCTGGTAACTGCCTCGTCAAAGGCAATCATGCCCACGCTTAGCTCGTCGTTCCGCCGCTTCAAAGAGGCGTGCCGGAGATAGGCGTTGACACTGTCAGCGATAAATTTGCGGTATGCCGCAAGCAAAGCGTTTCGCGCTTCGCTTTCCCCGCGCTGGGCCCGCGTAAGCAAATCCCGGAGGGTTTCCTCATCCATCGACTTTAAAAACCCCTTATTTCCGGACCGCTTTTACCGGGCTCCATTTAAGGAATACACCCGGCAACTCGGTTTTAAAGGAATGAAATCCCTGCGTTATATAGTTAGTTTTAAACCAAAAACAGGATAAGCCTGCAAGAAAATTTAGCATCCGCCAACTTTTTTCCGCCGCCCGATGAGGTACAGGTAAAGCCCCAGGCCCAGTAGCCCCCCGAGAAGAAGAAAGGGCTGCAGGCGCCCGGTAACTTCGGCCCAGCTTTTTTCAAAAAAAACGCCGAGGGCGAGGTAGAGCGTGGCCCAGCATACCGCAAAAAGACCGGTCAGGGCGAGGAAGAGCGCCGGATTCAGCTGCCCTACCCCGGCAAGGTAGGGCGTCAGGTTGCTGATTCCCGGGATGAAACGACCGAAGACCACGAAGCCTGGCGCCGAATAACCGAGATAGGCCCGCGCTTTTGCCAACCGTGCGGGCGTAACCTTGAGCAGGCGGCCCCCGAGTTCAAAAACCTGTCCCCCAAGCTTAACGCCTAAAAGATAAGCCAGGGCTGAACCGGTGATGAAGCCGGTGCAGGTGGCCAGAAGGGCGGCAGGGAAGGTCATGTAGCCCCGGGCCACCAGGAACCCGGCCAAGATGACCATTATCCCACCGGGAAAAAAAGGAACGCCCAGGGCCTCCACCAGGCTGCTCAAAAGCAGGCCGCCAATACCGAAATAGGCGAGATAATCCAGGATGAATTCCTTCACGTTCACTTCCCGCCCTCAAGCCGTCGCTGCAGGCAACATTTCCGGCAAGGGTGGTATCCGGACATTAGCGCTTCTCTTTCGTTGCGGAAATAGACCCGGTTAGCCAGAGTAGGGAGCCCGGAACAACCCGGAAGGTGGTAGGTGTAGGTCCGGGAGTTGCCTATTACCGGACCGGTGACGAAATGGCGCCTCTGCCACAGGCCCCGCCCCGCCTCCAGTGCTTCCCGCTGGGCCGATAGAAACGCCGCCGTATATTTAAGGTTGGGCGGAACGGTATAGACCTGAGCGTAACCTTCCTTCACCAACTCCCGGTTAAAAAGATTCCCGTCGAGGTAAAGGTACGCCAGCAACCGCCCGTAACGGTCGCGGGTTTCGACGTCGAACTCCAGACGCACAACCCGGCCTAGCGTCCGCTTCCGGGTGTAGGCCTTTGCTTCCCACCCGTACATCTCCGCCTCCCTCTGCCCGGACCCGGTTTCCGGCGCGTTCACCCCGATAAGCCGGACCTTTTCCTCCCTTCCCACCCGTACCCAGCCGCCGGGGACGCGGAGGGAATAACCGTTCCCGGAGGGGCTCACCGCCGGGCTCGTCTCAAAGCGCACCACTACCGTGTCACCGTCAATCACCCGCACTACTCGCGCCGTTACTGTCGCTGCCGGCAGGTCCTGCGCAGGAAGCCCCGCTCTAACTGAGGCGCTCTCACCTTTCTCCCGGCACCCGCTTGCGGTGAGGCAAAGCGCCAGCAGGACCAAGAGGGCAACCAACCACCTTGACCACGCCGGTACCCTTTTCATCCTATAGAACCCGCGCCACCCCGCTATAAATGACACCCCGCTGCGGGTCAAGGGTGATAAGCGCACCATCTTTAATGATGGCAGTCGCGCCCTCGACGCCTACGACCACCGGAATACCGAATTCAAGCCCTACAATCGCAGCGTGCGAGGTCATCCCGCCCGTCTCGGTAACCACCCCCGCCGCCCGTTCCAACGCCGGGATGTACTCCTTATCGGTGGCCGGCGCAACCAGGATGTCGCCGGACTGCACTCGCTCCAGCGCCTCCCGCGCCGTGTGGACTACCCGCGCCGGCCCGCTTACGGCCCGCGTCCCGACTCCGACGCCACGCGCCACTACGTTACCCACCGTGTGGACTTTCAGCAGGTTCGTCGTGCCGTGCACACCTACCGGAACACCGGCGGTAATCACAAGTAAGTCGCCGGCCCGGACGTAACCCGCGGCTACGGCCGCTTCCACTGCCGCCTTAATCATTTGGTCGGTGCTCTCAGTCGGCGCGACTAAAAGCGGGAAGACGCCCCATACCAGGGCCAGCCGGCGCACCACTTTCTCGTGGGGGGTAACCGCAACGACCGGCGGCCGGGGCCGGTACTTGGCCACCATCCGCGCTGTGTAGCCGGTCTGCGTGGCGGTGATGATCGCCGCCGCTCCTAGATCCTCGGCCGCCGTGCAGGTAGCAAAACTGATGGCGTCCGTTACGGAATGTTTCGCCGCGGCCTGCTGCCGCCGCAGAAACTCACCGTAAGGCAGGGCCTCCTCCGTCCGGGCCGCGATCCGGGCCATAACGGCCACCGCTTCGACCGGGTAGCGCCCGATGGCAGTTTCCCCGGAAAGCATCACCGCGTCCGTGCCGTCGAAGATAGCGTTGGCGACGTCACTGGCCTCGGCCCTGGTCGGGCGTGAGTTGTGAATCATCGATTCGAGCATCTGCGTGGCCGTAATCACCGGTTTGCCGGCGGCATTGGCCTCCTCGATGATTCGTTTTTGCGCTAAAGGGACCTCCTCCGTGGGAATCTCGAGCCCGAGGTCGCCGCGCGCGACCATCACCCCGTCGGCCACCTTCAGGATCGCCCCAAGATTTTCGAGGCCCTCCCAGTTCTCGATCTTGGCAATAAGGGAAATATCGGCACCGGCTTCCTCAAGCAGCCGCCGGGCTGCAAGCACATCCTCAGCCCGCCTGACGAAAGAAAGCGCGATAAAGTCCACTTCTTCGGCAATCCCAAACCTGATGTCGGCGACATCCTTTTCCGTGAGGGAAGGCAGGTTCACCTTGACCCCCGGCAGGTTAACGCCCTTCCGGGCGCTTACCTCACCACCTGTTTCCACACGGCAGAGAACGCCTTCTGCGGTCGTGTTTAAAACCCGGAGGCTCACCAGACCATCGGCCACTAAGATGATGTTGCCCGGTTTCACGTCGCGAACGAGCCCCTCGTAGTTGACCGGGATCCGCCGCCGGGTGCCTTTGAAATCCTTTGGAATCAGCTCAACTTCCTCGCCCGTCTCGAGACGAAACGGCCCCGTTTCAAAATCCCCAATCCTGATGCGCGGGCCCCGGATATCCAAAAGGATGCCTAAGTTCTGGCCGAGTTTCGCCGCCACCGCCCGGAGAACCCGCAGCCGCCGCCGGTGCTCCTCCTGCGTGCCGTGGGACATGTTGATCCTGGCCACATTCATCCCGCTCCGGAGCATCGCTTCGATCACGGCGGGATCTTCGCTCGCCGGACCGATGGTGCAGACTATCTTCGTGTGGCGCAAGAACCTCCCCCCTATCTCTTATATCGCCAAAATCTCGGCCAGTTGATAGAGCTCCCGGTCGATTTCCTTGCGCTCCGCCAGGACTTCCGCCAGGTTGTAGTGCCGGAGTTGCCCGCCGCTTACCCCAACGGCCACGCA
It encodes the following:
- a CDS encoding type 1 glutamine amidotransferase, with product MLTVCHLYPDLLNLYGDRGNIIAFTRRARWRNIPVRVLGVRLGEPVDFREVDFLFLGGGSDREQSLIAADLQRRAAALRAAIEAGLVVLAICGGYQLLGRFYRTLDGTEIPGLGILDFYTQAGRKRLIGNIAIEVELEGKKIRACGFENHSGQTYLGAVKPLGRVLRGYGNNGRDGWEGARYKNVFCSYLHGPLLPKNPALCDHLLRLSLRRRGLDGYLAPLDDSFEKRANEVMLHRLGVKG
- a CDS encoding Mur ligase family protein produces the protein MRLRFWAAILAGKGAYHLSRITGGRGSSLPGLVALRLFPEMLGAFARQARCGAVMVTGTNGKTTTNNMLARVLEAEGARVVANREGANLVTGVTTAFIRASGLGGRVGYDWAVLEVDEAAFPRVAEVVRPRIVVVTNFFRDQLDRYGELDKTVSFIRSTVAKLPATKLVLNADDPLVAMLADTGREALFFGLGAPTRGEEAQGTTREARFCPYCGQEFTYDYYHYSQLGAYRCSGCGFARPRAQVEALSVQTLNGVTRSVVRVRDEVLTLTLPTPGFYNVYNALAVFGAGLWLGIAPGKVAASLHRYVPATGRLQEFVYKGRPVYLNLVKNPAGFNESLNLLTASREPKDVFIALNDNDADGRDISWIWDVDFERLENCKEILRFVCAGRRAAEMALRLKYAGIPVQKIETCSHFAAGVRRALEGYGSIVYLLATYTALWPVEKILRRLATEVNGADSVSPVPRSS
- a CDS encoding adenosylcobalamin-dependent ribonucleoside-diphosphate reductase, which translates into the protein MKELDLNQQVILEGRYLWRDAAGRVIETPEEMFWRVARAVAAAEARFGADSKTVAAWAERFFALMAALDFLPNSPTLINAGRQGGQLAACFVLPVEDSIEAIFETLKQTALIHKSGGGTGFDFSRLRPKGDPVQSTGGVASGPVSFMRIFNAATEEVKQGGVRRGANMGILRVDHPDIFGFVACKEKEGEMRNFNISVAVTEEFFGAYAADKDFPLRFGGRVYRSVPARELFDYIVAHAHATGEPGLLFLDAVNRANPTPALGRIEATNPCGEQPLLPYESCNLGSVNLAQMVKERSVDWEKLRTVVRDAVRFLDDVVEVNSFPVPAIAAATRRTRKVGLGVMGWADLLFLLRIPYDSEAALQLAAELMGFIRAEARAASRQLASERGTFPAWDKSVYYPDLPLRNATLTTIAPTGSISGIAGVSSGIEPVFALSYTRTVFDRKKLLVVNKPFLAYLAANFPEAQREAILNAVYRNGTLEGVTELPPEDRAIFKTALEIAPEWHLRMQAAFQQATDNAVSKTINLPETATQADVAAIFRAAHALGLKGLTVYRTGSRKDQPLALPANCRPCRIE
- a CDS encoding anti-sigma factor domain-containing protein encodes the protein MRGMLVKDKGEEGIVLTPDGAFVQGKVEEAASLGDEVEVEPPLSRRSFWWLAAAAVAVVCLGLALYRLAVPAPWAYVAVDTVPSVGLALDSRLVVTRQEALNVCGEELLAGEKLAGKTFANALSFLLVRLRAEGYLQEAAGDLVLVTVASRKEDERLAAERVARLVAASLPAGRGTAVVVARVDLATQRQAAKAGLSPGRYLLQQELQQSGVKLQGRKVGEMPLRALEEAYGVRVAALMAGKAAVVVLGGDRNGKKPGGELPGLLAAPVPPAKAE
- a CDS encoding sigma-70 family RNA polymerase sigma factor; translated protein: MDEETLRDLLTRAQRGESEARNALLAAYRKFIADSVNAYLRHASLKRRNDELSVGMIAFDEAVTRFQPERGVPFLAFARLVIKSRLANYLRQEARHREAASALEVSDARVEMQVAAARDEALWEAVAQDRAEEIRDYEKLLAAFGITIEELVALSPKHADCRASLIRAATLLAQEEEFFRRFATGKRLPLREMARRTGLSPKVICKHRKYLLALAIIFREPERFIYLHSYLKGLAKGRMAHAGNAG
- a CDS encoding DedA family protein, encoding MKEFILDYLAYFGIGGLLLSSLVEALGVPFFPGGIMVILAGFLVARGYMTFPAALLATCTGFITGSALAYLLGVKLGGQVFELGGRLLKVTPARLAKARAYLGYSAPGFVVFGRFIPGISNLTPYLAGVGQLNPALFLALTGLFAVCWATLYLALGVFFEKSWAEVTGRLQPFLLLGGLLGLGLYLYLIGRRKKVGGC
- a CDS encoding thermonuclease family protein, translated to MKRVPAWSRWLVALLVLLALCLTASGCREKGESASVRAGLPAQDLPAATVTARVVRVIDGDTVVVRFETSPAVSPSGNGYSLRVPGGWVRVGREEKVRLIGVNAPETGSGQREAEMYGWEAKAYTRKRTLGRVVRLEFDVETRDRYGRLLAYLYLDGNLFNRELVKEGYAQVYTVPPNLKYTAAFLSAQREALEAGRGLWQRRHFVTGPVIGNSRTYTYHLPGCSGLPTLANRVYFRNEREALMSGYHPCRKCCLQRRLEGGK
- the pyk gene encoding pyruvate kinase, whose translation is MRHTKIVCTIGPASEDPAVIEAMLRSGMNVARINMSHGTQEEHRRRLRVLRAVAAKLGQNLGILLDIRGPRIRIGDFETGPFRLETGEEVELIPKDFKGTRRRIPVNYEGLVRDVKPGNIILVADGLVSLRVLNTTAEGVLCRVETGGEVSARKGVNLPGVKVNLPSLTEKDVADIRFGIAEEVDFIALSFVRRAEDVLAARRLLEEAGADISLIAKIENWEGLENLGAILKVADGVMVARGDLGLEIPTEEVPLAQKRIIEEANAAGKPVITATQMLESMIHNSRPTRAEASDVANAIFDGTDAVMLSGETAIGRYPVEAVAVMARIAARTEEALPYGEFLRRQQAAAKHSVTDAISFATCTAAEDLGAAAIITATQTGYTARMVAKYRPRPPVVAVTPHEKVVRRLALVWGVFPLLVAPTESTDQMIKAAVEAAVAAGYVRAGDLLVITAGVPVGVHGTTNLLKVHTVGNVVARGVGVGTRAVSGPARVVHTAREALERVQSGDILVAPATDKEYIPALERAAGVVTETGGMTSHAAIVGLEFGIPVVVGVEGATAIIKDGALITLDPQRGVIYSGVARVL